From one Aspergillus fumigatus Af293 chromosome 8, whole genome shotgun sequence genomic stretch:
- a CDS encoding zinc-binding alcohol dehydrogenase family protein, which yields MQSQKAVVTQSLGHAEFITNWPIPPLRNDDILVRTVAVALNPIDWMLLETTPSPHAIMGHDYAGTVVAVGDSVRELFKVGDRVCGLVKGADNTRRESGTFAEYIVAKAAIQMKIPDGVSFEDAATVGVGATTAGQCLFGPSCLKLQWPEAPNQIENRDTILVYGGATSAGSWIIQFAKLYAHFLSSNDISLTVDRAGFTVLTTCSPNNFDLVRQYGADVVFDYHDPVCARKIREHTSNTLRVVCDTVATQESVRICEAAIGDAGGLYHSLLPVQTTRADVQATFANCCTMIGETFEYGPDRMVIPGMPAEFHFARKWAGIVSTLWSQRRIRTLVVEKREGGLRKVLDGLEDLKNRSVRARKLVYLVSET from the coding sequence ATGCAATCCCAGAAAGCCGTTGTTACCCAGTCATTGGGTCATGCCGAGTTCATCACAAACTGGCCTATCCCCCCCCTCCGGAACGATGATATTCTGGTTCGAACTGTCGCCGTGGCCTTGAACCCAATTGACTGGATGCTCTTGGAGACTACCCCGTCCCCTCATGCAATCATGGGGCATGATTATGCCGGAACAGTAGTGGCAGTCGGAGATTCCGTCCGTGAGCTGTTCAAGGTTGGTGATCGCGTTTGTGGACTCGTCAAGGGCGCAGACAATACCCGGCGCGAGAGTGGTACCTTTGCAGAATATATTGTGGCGAAGGCTGCAATTCAGATGAAGATCCCAGACGGCGTCAGTTTTGAGGATGCGGCCACTGTGGGAGTCGGTGCCACTACAGCTGGGCAGTGCCTCTTTGGACCGTCTTGTCTGAAACTGCAGTGGCCAGAGGCACCAAATCAGATTGAGAATCGAGACACGATTCTAGTATATGGAGGAGCCACATCCGCGGGAAGCTGGATTATTCAGTTTGCTAAACTGTACGCCCACTTCCTCAGCTCTAATGACATATCACTCACAGTCGATAGGGCCGGATTCACCGTCCTCACAACGTGTTCGCCGAATAATTTTGATCTGGTTCGCCAATACGGAGCAGATGTTGTCTTCGATTATCACGACCCTGTGTGTGCCCGAAAGATCCGCGAGCATACCAGTAATACCCTCCGAGTCGTCTGTGACACCGTAGCAACTCAGGAGTCTGTGCGGATTTGCGAAGCGGCTATCGGTGACGCAGGGGGCCTGTATCATTCGTTGCTCCCGGTGCAAACGACACGCGCAGACGTGCAGGCAACTTTTGCAAACTGCTGTACCATGATTGGGGAGACATTTGAGTATGGTCCTGATCGGATGGTAATTCCCGGAATGCCAGCAGAGTTTCACTTTGCCAGGAAATGGGCAGGCATCGTAAGCACACTCTGGTCTCAGCGAAGGATCAGGACACTAGTCGTCGAAAAAAGAGAAGGGGGCCTAAGGAAGGTTCTAGACGGCTTAGAAGATTTGAAGAATCGGTCTGTCAGAGCTCGGAAGCTGGTGTACCTTGTTTCTGAGACTTAG
- a CDS encoding Zn(II)2Cys6 transcription factor domain-containing protein: MSLRKTSCRACVAAKRRCDHRVPSCSRCCKRSIACHYPYPPPQAKGDRTTPLDDYVGSSLQLDPTLLSACGSSLKDSIQTTMISDRGDDPMWFPEGPPTSNQLWNFPQGMSSWRPLPSSADGFASALPRLERRVLEFWPRVHDKETWGFCVRTFLGYIDHFLNTGTMPLFGSLVDGPSDLPPLLREAYGVCAAYRTCKNAKKPFYSQLLNAAVNNMSQSTPTQTDLRHQLGRIQALVLYYIIFITGGISDKQLLRHLDRMLAQGTADLERMELARRHAQDKTQLDSHFSDSHLNDWVLCEGARRLVMISYLVRAVHSVIQFQRCDYIKYLVGLPVSTKSYAELRWEEFIDEREQASVHPISGVISYDEFVSDWEQGGLVQVDEFRHLLLVACKGVASVQERTPKEPVLTSDSFVHT, from the coding sequence ATGTCACTCCGCAAAACGTCTTGTCGAGCATGTGTGGCGGCCAAGCGTCGGTGTGACCACAGGGTGCCCAGTTGCTCTCGCTGTTGCAAGAGATCTATTGCATGTCACTATCCATATCCGCCTCCACAGGCTAAGGGAGATAGGACTACACCACTGGATGACTATGTAGGGTCCAGTCTCCAGTTGGATCCCACGCTCTTGAGCGCATGTGGTTCTTCTCTGAAGGACTCCATACAAACAACCATGATCTCCGACCGAGGAGATGACCCAATGTGGTTCCCAGAGGGACCCCCGACTTCCAATCAACTCTGGAACTTTCCTCAAGGAATGTCAAGCTGGCGTCCTCTTCCCAGCTCAGCAGATGGTTTTGCTTCAGCATTACCCCGACTGGAACGCAGAGTGTTGGAATTTTGGCCCCGCGTTCATGACAAAGAAACATGGGGGTTTTGCGTCAGGACATTCCTCGGTTACATTGACCACTTTTTGAACACGGGCACAATGCCACTCTTTGGGTCATTGGTCGATGGCCCATCAGATCTTCCGCCTCTCCTGCGTGAAGCCTATGGGGTCTGCGCAGCATATCGAACCTGCAAGAACGCCAAAAAGCCTTTCTACAGCCAACTCCTGAACGCCGCTGTCAATAACATGAGCCAAAGTACCCCAACACAAACTGACTTGCGACATCAATTGGGCCGTATTCAGGCCTTGGTCCTCTATTATATCATTTTCATAACCGGTGGCATCAGCGACAAACAGCTCCTTCGACACCTAGACCGCATGCTGGCGCAGGGCACTGCCGACCTAGAACGGATGGAACTAGCAAGGCGCCATGCGCAAGACAAAACACAATTGGACTCTCACTTCTCAGATAGCCATTTGAATGACTGGGTGCTATGCGAAGGTGCTCGTCGGCTCGTCATGATTTCGTATCTGGTGCGCGCCGTTCACTCAGTGATCCAGTTCCAGAGATGCGACTATATCAAATATCTGGTGGGGCTGCCAGTTTCGACTAAATCGTACGCGGAGCTTCGCTGGGAGGAGTTCATCGATGAAAGGGAGCAGGCCTCAGTGCACCCAATTTCGGGAGTCATTTCGTATGACGAATTTGTGAGTGACTGGGAACAAGGAGGACTAGTTCAAGTCGATGAGTTCAGGCATCTTTTGCTGGTGGCGTGTAAAGGGGTGGCCTCTGTACAGGAAAGAACACCAAAGGAGCCGGTCCTGACCTCTGATAGCTTCGTGCATACTTAG
- a CDS encoding putative GABA permease, which translates to MAVVLMATWEALSRWVVAATPHTMVSALVSGGPVSLVYGFILALIGALATAASLGEMASMYPTAGGQYHFIAKLAPEQCRYMISWLVGWIGTFGWVAFTASAPFLAATMIQGLVVLNYEEYQAKRWHGTLIYWALLAISAVVNIWGARLISLIENASSLIHLAAFIAEFVVIWVCAPTKHSASFVFTLFRNESGWSSNGVAWSIGYDGAIHLSEEMTNAEVAVPWCMLGSLAINGMLGFAFLLTVLFCMGDFEAALNTATGFPIIQIFYSITGSAAGSAAMTSMLIIMAGLATIPLTASTARMLWSLTRDRAFPFSTYLSIIDKKTSLPVRSVFTTSGFLVLLGLINIGSTTAFNAILSLAVLGLHMSYLIPTGFMLWRRLHTPEILAMGPGN; encoded by the exons ATGGCGGTTGTTCTCATGGCTACTTGGGAAGCCTTGTCTAGGTGGGTCGTTGCGGCCACCCCTCA CACTATGGTGTCCGCCTTGGTCAGTGGTGGGCCGGTTTCGCTGGTATATGGCTTCATCT TGGCTTTAATTGGTGCTTTGGCAACTGCAGCCTCACTGGGTGAGATGGCGTCCAT GTACCCGACGGCCGGCGGACAATATCACTTTATCGCCAAGCTCGCTCCGGAACAGTGCAGGTACATGATCAGCTGGCTCGTGGGATGGATAG GTACATTTGGATGGGTGGCCTTCACAGCCAGTGCACCATTTCTAGCCGCAACAATGATCCAGGGATTGGTCGTGCTTAACTATGAAGAATATCAGGCCAAAAGATGGCATGGTACGCTCATCTATTGGGCACTTCTGGCCATATCAGCCGTTGTTAATATCTGGGGTGCCCGGCTGATATCCCTGATCGAGAATGCATCTTCACTCATCCATCTTGCGGCATTTATTGCTGAGTTCGTTGTGATTTGGGTCTGCGCACCGACGAAGCACTCCGCTAGTTTCGTCTTTACTCTTTTCCGGAATGAGTCAGGATGGTCTAGCAACGGGGTGGCATGGTCTATAG GCTATGATGGGGCCATTCACCTTTCCGAAGAAATGACGAACGCTGAGGTGGCGGTTCCGTGGTGCATGCTGGGCTCGCTAGCAATCAATGGAATGCTCGGCTTCGCATTCCTGCTTACCGTCTTATTCTGTATGGGAGACTTCGAAGCGGCACTCAACACTGCCACAGGGTTCCCGATCATCCAGATATTCTACAGTATTACTGGAAGTGCCGCGGGCAGTGCAGCGATGACCAGCATGCTAATAATCATGGCGGGATTGGCCACCATCCCATTGACAGCGTCAACGGCGCGGATGTTATGGTCTCTCACTCGTGATAGAG CATTTCCTTTCTCAACATACCTGTCGATTATTGACAAAAAGACCTCACTTCCCGTCCGATCCGTCTTCACGACCAGTGGGtttctcgtcctcctcggttTGATCAACATTGGTTCGACCACCGCTTTCAACGCAATCCTGTCACTCGCGGTGCTTGGCCTGCACATGTCTTATTTGATCCCGACCGGATTCATGCTCTGGCGTCGGCTCCACACACCCGAGATCCTGGCTATGGGCCCTGGAAACTAG
- a CDS encoding Zn(II)2Cys6 transcription factor, translating to MNENCLPVFLLSPLHKPPSRVSLTPSSRCRIPRARPLNFIIGVRVGTSANFPRILQCSCLGAEYFHSLYPNAVAIGYRQLKMPETRVIPSNRRKTRSGCLRCKQRKIKCDETPPYCNQCTRRGYDCPGYSRPLKWSSKYEVANTELGSKSNARRKRLDCSDSDDKVLRLEVMLSHNKRQTEMQRDVFAAEEHTSYAAGKEQSSGDTVQSHLQEDDLEPNLALPIFSNVEFNDLHLDVTSSLEHELDASTSVTMLWNDSFTPTSITFEDRNTSLLRHYFSVICHINCAFDSEKNPFRVCVSDMMKGCPLIYHCVLSMSAAHLATQVLEVSSEALEHRTKALSCLQAQIAKMGKGKGPSDDYASSLNLGALFGSILLGMTDGWHNPSCLGLTHLHGARVLFKHWISSNMNLNGTTSVLSSQMKSFLAGIMAYWEAVSSFLKDQPISSLSYLAGVCQQDTAERIQPNPWTGISTPLFIYLAQVGILGRQLSIIRNLSVSTFASGIQSRVQDDLLQQARECERKLYDYQVPPAERIEDTGDDMTPISHLQTVAEIYRLTALLELYRCFPGLFGDSPNELCDEFPSCPKMPPSAKLLPIATSILTLISTLPLDSGAQVLLLIPLMVAGSTLQPTRPGHAQTFIEASWARLCAVMLSLPAQESVYMHWRAFVRHRIKALYGHIGLASVLRALEVVERVWARADLQATANTSAVESEFIHWTDVMVDERLESIFG from the exons ATGAATGAGAATTGCCTTCCTGTCTTCCTCCTATCACCCTTACACAAGCCTCCTTCAAGGGTGTCCTTGACACCCTCCTCTCGTTGCCGCATTCCCCGTGCCAGGCCATTAAACTTTATCATTGGGGTTCGTGTGGGGACGAGCGCTAACTTTCCCCGCATTTTACAGTGTAGTTGCCTTGGTGCGGAATACTTCCACTCTTTGTATCCCAACGCTGTTGCTATCGGGTATCGACAGCTCAAGATGCCAGAAACACGAGTTATTCCATCAAATCGCAGAAAAACACGGA GCGGCTGTCTTCGCTGCAAGCAGAGG AAAATTAAATGCGACGAGACACCTCCATACTGCAATCAGTGCACCAGACGGGGGTACGATTGCCCCGGATACTCGCGTCCGCTCAAATGGTCATCGAAGTATGAGGTGGCAAACACAGAGCTAGGATCCAAAAGCAATGCAAGACGGAAACGGCTCGATTGTTCGGACAGTGATGATAAAGTACTTCGACTCGAGGTGATGTTATCGCACAACAAAAGACAGACTGAAATGCAGCGCGATGTCTTTGCCGCTGAAGAACATACATCATATGCGGCAGGCAAGGAGCAAAGCTCAGGAGATACAGTGCAATCTCATTTACAAGAGGATGATCTAGAGCCGAACTTAGCTCTACCAATATTTTCCAATGTTGAGTTCAATGACCTCCATTTGGACGTCACGTCGTCGTTGGAGCATGAACTAGACGCGTCAACTTCAGTTACGATGCTGTGGAACGATTCATTCACACCGACTTCAATAACATTCGAGGATCGAAATACGAGTCTCTTGAGGCATTATTTCTCTGTGATATGTCACATTAATTGCGCTTTTGATTCCGAAAAGAACCCCTTTCGAGTCTGTGTCTCCGACATGATGAAGGGCTGCCCCTTGATTTACCATTGCGTTCTGTCAATGTCTGCTGCGCATTTAGCCACGCAGGTCTTAGAAGTGAGTTCAGAGGCTTTGGAGCATAGGACAAAAGCTCTATCCTGTCTGCAAGCACAGATTGCCAAGATGGGTAAGGGCAAAGGCCCTAGCGATGATTACGCCTCTTCTCTCAACTTGGGAGCGTTGTTTGGGAGCATCTTACTGGGCATGACAGAT GGATGGCACAATCCGTCTTGCCTAGGTCTCACCCACCTTCATGGTGCCCGCGTCCTCTTCAAACATTGGATTTCAAGTAATATGAATCTGAATGGTACGACCAGTGTGCTTTCATCACAAATGAAGAGCTTCCTGGCAGGAATCATGGCATACTGGGAAGCAGTGTCTTCCTTTCTCAAAGACCAGCCGATCTCAAGCCTTTCATATCTGGCGGGCGTCTGCCAACAGGACACAGCAGAGCGAATACAACCAAATCCCTGGACAGGGATTTCTACTCCTCTATTTATCTATCTAGCCCAGGTAGGCATCCTGGGACGGCAACTTTCAATCATCCGGAACCTGTCAGTATCGACGTTTGCATCCGGAATACAGAGCCGAGTACAAGACGAtcttctgcagcaggctCGGGAGTGCGAGCGTAAACTTTATGATTATCAAGTACCACCAGCCGAGCGAATAGAAGACACGGGCGACGATATGACGCCCATCAGTCACTTGCAAACAGTCGCAGAAATCTACCGCTTGACTGCTTTACTTGAGCTATATCGTTGCTTTCCGGGACTTTTTGGAGATTCTCCCAATGAATTGTGCGATGAGTTTCCGAGCTGTCCGAAGATGCCGCCATCTGCCAAACTTCTTCCAATTGCGACTAGCATATTGACGCTGATATCTACTCTTCCGTTGGATTCAGGAGCTcaggttcttcttctgataCCGCTTATGGTGGCTGGCAGTACCCTCCAGCCCACCCGACCTGGTCATGCACAAACGTTTATCGAGGCCTCTTGGGCGCGACTCTGTGCAGTGATGCTCTCATTACCAGCCCAGGAATCGGTATACATGCATTGGCGGGCCTTCGTGCGCCATCGGATCAAAGCGCTCTACGGCCATATTGGGCTAGCATCTGTGCTACGCGCATTGGAAGTTGTAGAGAGAGTTTGGGCGAGGGCAGATCTTCAGGCGACGGCCAATACGTCAGCTGTGGAATCGGAGTTTATCCATTGGACTGATGTGATGGTAGATGAACGATTGGAGAGTATCTTTGGATAG
- a CDS encoding flavin monoamine oxidase family protein yields MLFSKEGFLWTPVSTKEGLRTDAVIQSSVHIRQSYDVIVIGAGFAGLIAARDLSQKHHLKVLIVEARDRIGGRTWTAQVLGEEMEMGGTWVHWAQPHLYAELHRYGLHRNLKTSSGTYSPEKQFFKQAGRPVEEISLNKAAEALERVAQMFFTVDSTDSRGLMPYPHDPLREPAKWKQYDHWTVKDRLDRLEGLPMWEKQLFESIISTFGSAPGKDIGFTEALRWFALGGHSMKGVFDLAGTYKLGNGGMTSLARAILDEFLGDILLNTAIKEIHQSSPGIKVVTAEGQQLKAKTVISTIPLNCLGDVNFDPPLSPVREAAIAQGHINKGAKIHFKLKSTEAGWFVTTDPSGDSSYVFGFSDHNGTNSACQSGTWCIGFGYNGHLTDKNDHRHIIKKFQNDLRFSADIEAYATHDWMNDPYAKGAWACWGPSCASMYLEELQRAHGRVIFASADWANGWRGFIDGAIERGQCAVQEVVKMLKEEYGTAQPHL; encoded by the exons ATGTTGTTTTCAAAGGAAGGATTCTTGTGGACTCCCGTGTCAACAAAGGAAGGCCTCCGTACCGATGCAGTGATTCAAAGCTCCGTCCATATAAGGCAGAGCTACgatgtcattgtcatcgGGGCCGGATTTGCGGGGCTCATTGCAGCACGCGACCTCAGCCAAAAGCATCACCTCAAGGTCCTCATTGTGGAAGCCAGAGATCGAATTGGTGGTCGCACTTGGACAGCGCAAGTTCTTGGggaagaaatggagatgGGAGGAACCTGGGTACACTGGGCACAGCCCCATTTGTATGCGGAACTCCATCGGTATGGGCTGCACCGCAACCTTAAAACCTCCTCTGGCACCTATTCCCCTGAAAAGCAGTTCTTCAAGCAAGCTGGGAGGCCGGTGGAAGAGATATCCTTGAAcaaagcagcagaagcactTGAACGCGTTGCACAGATGTTCTTCACAGTTGACAGCACTGACAGCCGTGGGCTTATGCCGTATCCGCATGACCCTTTACGTGAACCGGCCAAATGGAAGCAATATGATCATTGGACGGTAAAAGACCGACTTGATCGTTTAGAGGGCCTACCTATGTGGGAAAAGCAGCTTTTTGAGTCAATTATCAGTACTTTTGGAAGTGCGCCTGGAAAGGACATTGGGTTTACGGAGGCTCTGCGCTGGTTTGCTCTAGGTGGACACAGCATGAAAGGTGTTTTCGATTTAGCTGGCACATACAAGCTTGGGAATGGGGGCATGACCTCTCTTGCTAGAGCGATTCTGGACGAGTTCCTCGGTGATATTTTGCTGAATACGGCAATCAAGGAGATCCATCAGAGCTCCCCAGGAATCAAGGTAGTGACGGCAGAAGGCCAGCAACTGAAGGCGAAGACGGTTATTTCGACAATTCCACT AAATTGTCTCGGAGACGTCAATTTCGATCCGCCACTCTCTCCAGTCCGTGAAGCAGCTATCGCCCAAGGCCACATCAACAAAGGCGCGAAAATCCATTTCAAGTTAAAGTCCACTGAAGCAGGATGGTTCGTTACGACCGACCCTTCAGGGGATTCATCCTATGTCTTTGGCTTCTCCGATCACAATGGCACAAACAGCGCTTGCCAATCCGGCACGTGGTGCATCGGGTTCGGCTATAATGGCCATCTGACAGACAAGAACGATCACCGGCACATTATCAAGAAATTCCAGAATGATCTCCGTTTCAGTGCAGATATCGAGGCCTACGCTACTCACGATTGGATGAATGACCCATATGCCAAGGGTGCATGGGCTTGTTGGGGACCGAGCTGTGCCTCGATGTACTTAGAGGAGCTTCAAAGAGCTCACGGCCGAGTGATTTTTGCAAGTGCTGATTGGGCAAATGGATGGCGGGGGTTTATAGATGGAGCGATTGAGCGTGGTCAATGTGCTGTGCAGGAGGTGGTCAAGATGCTCAAGGAAGAATATGGCACAGCCCAGCCACATTTATGA
- a CDS encoding potassium channel family protein: MATRWWLASASFPVVSGVLCALAIMFNICAVSQGWREVIYPDGSVSIMVQPAWAVALKAVSLAFAVVAYLILLLTMVSKHDPVKGFIVTVLCWCSSAATLLAVIGVIAREYAEVNPQQTLRYTQNYFYGTFAAGLYILVAVLLAIHTCSVRSVHLTHDERRTARSVHLTHDERRTVECTSIILRVGAFSVFLLAGAAVYATIEGWTFMDALYWADYTLLTIGIGNIAPKTHLGRSLLFPYVSAGILNTGLVITSITSFTENIRELSIRFKMEEVHSGIQGRRPVDKCSSNSHSDREKQARETPAGSPYPNKDDLIKLQRIKRDFYRRHRWMTLIFSGVALFFLWLVSAAIFRRSERSQKWTYFQALYFTYISLTTIGYGDLYPTSNFGKTFFVFWSLLAVPVLTNLIAAMGQLGFEKLTYLLRYLWRLTSPRLGRMNLDSQRGGTRNKSVQGPNLVIASNSHSPNLTNAGQLSNNIPGSSAYEKNGGGASLIQAAQRSLLLGVEIGKLISTLQGSATTQIDLGSEWDRILPLLNPEDDGYGLLETTSPTTICSRGGTVLEILDSDMPATDKNKEILWMLKFLTEKVCSNLQEGLQTEESKRLGALS; the protein is encoded by the exons ATGGCCACACGCTGGTGGCTTGCGTCGGCAAGCTTCCCTGTGGTTTCG GGGGTCCTATGTGCATTAGCCATAATGTTCAATATATGCGCTGTATCCCAAGGATGGCGGGAGGTAATATACCCCGACGGAAGCGTAAGCATCATGGTTCAGCCGGCATG GGCCGTCGCACTCAAGGCTGTGTCGCTGGCATTCGCCGTTGTCGCTTACCTCATACTCCTGCTTACAATGGTATCCAAACATGATCCGGTGAAGGGATTCATCGTGACAGTCCTGTGCTGGTGCTCCTCTGCGGCAACCCTACTTGCTGTCATCGGTGTTATAGCTAGGGAATATGCAGAAGTGAACCCTCAACAGACATTACGGTATACGCAAAACTACTTCTATGGCACATTTGCTGCAGGGCTCTATATACTGGTTGCTGTGTTGCTGGCAATCCACACATGCAGCGTCCGCTCGGTGCATCTGACCCACGACGAAAGGCGAACAGCCCGCTCGGTGCATCTGACCCACGACGAAAGGCGAACAGTCGAATGTACGAGCATTATCCTGCGAGTGGGGGCtttctctgtctttctgCTCGCGGGGGCTGCTGTCTACGCGACTATTGAGGGTTGGACGTTTATGGACGCATTATACTGGGCAGACTACACACTTTTGACAATCGGCATCGGAAATATCGCCCCAAAGACTCACCTTGGACGAAGCTTGTTATTTCCTTATGTCTCTGCGGGAATCTTGAACACCGGTCTGGTTATCACGTCAATAACATCATTTACCGAGAATATTCGAGAACTAAGCATCAGATTCAAGATGGAGGAAGTTCACAGCGGCATTCAAGGGCGCCGACCGGTCGACAAGTGTTCTAGCAACAGTCACAGTGACAGGGAGAAGCAAGCACGGGAAACGCCAGCTGGATCTCCGTATCCAAACAAGGATGACCTTATAAAGCTGCAGCGCATCAAGCGTGACTTCTATAGAAGGCATCGATGGATGACTTTGATTTTCTCGGGAGTCGCATTGTTCTTCCTCTGGCTAGTCAGTGCTGCCATCTTCCGTCGCTCAGAGAGAAGCCAGAAATGGACTTATTTCCAGGCCCTCTATTTCACATACATCTCTCTGACAACCATCGGTTACGGAGATCTATACCCCACCAGCAATTTTGGAAAAACATTTTTCGTGTTCTGGTCCCTTCTGGCTGTCCCTGTGTTGACTAATCTTATTGCTGCCATGGGGCAATTGGGTTTTGAGAAGTTGACTTATTTGTTGCGCTATCTTTGGAGACTAACATCTCCAAGACTGGGCAGGATGAATCTCGATTCTCAGAGAGGGGGAACGAGAAATAAATCAGTCCAAGGCCCAAACCTGGTTATTGCCAGCAATAGTCATTCCCCAAACCTCACAAATGCCGGACAACTATCCAACAATATACCAGGCAGCTCAGCATATGAAAAGAACGGAGGTGGTGCATCACTCATCCAAGCCGCTCAGCGCTCCCTTTTGCTCGGCGTGGAAATTGGCAAGCTCATATCTACCCTTCAAGGTTCAGCTACCACCCAGATTGATCTGGGGAGTGAGTGGGATAGGATCCTTCCACTGCTGAATCCGGAGGACGATGGGTATGGCTTGTTGGAAACTACTTCACCTACAACCATATGCAGCCGTGGAGGAACTGTCCTGGAGATTCTAGACTCTGACATGCCAGCAACagacaagaacaaagaaatTCTGTGGATGCTAAAGTTCTTGACGGAGAAGGTGTGCTCTAACTTACAAGAAGGCTTGCAGACAGAGGAAAGTAAAAGATTAGGCGCATTATCTTAA
- a CDS encoding arrestin C-terminal domain-containing protein, with the protein METLLLPDIACHSGKQAVGQRRGIQLSLELIEPVVFLQGHSIASCACKDKAAVVRGSLHMKVTEPVKIKRICVYFRGLSILELSGVELVGNRDLITSGITYFDRGQTTQSGNVYGADICHILDRSGIDTDKGQHRRTAEKASSRDRSLPKYDTGALQQAGLSGGVTKSALFPAADYLYNFEFLLQNSLPETIDTELISTRYYLEAQIEPSGLFASKVLCQVDVPVIRLPAENSLELTEPIMFARKWHEQLAYDVCIFGKCFPLGSQIPIRVKLTPLVKLQCHRLRVYVSEHVQHYAKGQIARFLQLPTKKVLLFEKQPGLASYTSYPGSTMRIMTDEGTGTPPGIQSMSLLGEEFKTSEINLEVQLPRCREMKTKGKHQWIHFSTKGGSSEVSHWIQIVLCLSIKDQDGMGSSKPRLVELTLESPFTILSCKATPANIYVPPYEVKGDIGATASCEGQCGCGQSPQSISLTSRHEAEAPQTEARENSTSLKVQLPKDITHPLRFDSTSNDIKQPARAHLPNWGLASEEVHRRSDSYRSRQWYGG; encoded by the exons ATGGAGACATTACTTCTCCCAGACATCGCCTGCCACTCCGGAAAGCAGGCTGTTGGCCAACGAAGAGGAATTCAGCTCAGTTTGGAACTAATCGAACCTGTGGTATTTTTGCAAGGGCACAGCATTGCTAGCTGTGCTTGTAAAGACAAGGCAGCCGTTGTTCGCGGGTCACTACATATGAAAGTCACTGAGCCGGTCAAAATCAAACGGATCTGCGTCTATTTTCGAGGGCTGTCTATATTAGAGTTATCGGGAG TGGAGCTTGTGGGGAATAGGGATCTGATCACGTCGGGTATCACCTACTTCGACCGCGGGCAGACAACACAATCAGGCAATGTCTATGGAGCAGATATATGTCACATACTGGACCGATCTGGCATAGATACAGATAAAGGCCAACACAGAAGAACCGCAGAGAAAGCGTCTTCGAGAGACCGATCCCTTCCTAAGTATGATACTGGCGCCTTACAGCAGGCTGGACTCTCGGGAGGAGTCACCAAGAGTGCTCTATTTCCCGCTGCTGATTATCTGTATAACTTTGAATTCCTCCTGCAAAACTCCCTCCCGGAGACCATCGATACGGAACTAATATCCACCCGGTACTACCTGGAAGCTCAGATTGAACCGTCTGGACTATTTGCCTCGAAGGTGCTTTGTCAGGTTGATGTCCCGGTCATTCGACTGCCAGCAGAAAACTCACTGGAGCTGACTGAGCCGATTATGTTTGCCCGGAAATGGCATGAGCAGCTCGCCTACGATGTTTGCATCTTCGGAAAATGTTTTCCTCTTGGCTCACAGATACCAATAAGGGTGAAATTGACCCCCTTGGTCAAGCTACAATGTCACCGGCTCAGGGTATACGTGTCCGAGCACGTACAGCATTATGCAAAGGGCCAAATAGCTCGGTTCCTGCAGCTGCCCACGAAGAAAGTGCTTCTGTTTGAAAAGCAGCCTGGCCTTGCAAGTTACACCTCCTACCCAGGTAGCACCATGCGAATTATGACAGACGAGGGCACAGGAACACCTCCCGGCATCCAAAGCATGAGTCTGCTAGGGGAAGAATTCAAGACCTCAGAGATCAACTTAGAGGTCCAGTTACCTCGATGCCGGGAAATGAAAACCAAAGGAAAACACCAATGGATTCACTTCAGCACCAAGGGCGGTAGTTCTGAGGTGAGTCATTGGATCCAG ATTGTCTTGTGTCTGTCGATAAAAGACCAAGACGGTATGGGCTCAAGCAAACCTCGTCTTGTAGAGTTGACCCTCGAGTCACCCTTCACTATCCTGTCGTGCAAGGCCACACCGGCAAATATATACGTTCCGCCATATGAGGTAAAAGGGGATATCGGAGCGACTGCGTCTTGTGAAGGTCAATGTGGTTGTGGCCAAAGTCCCCAGTCAATATCGCTAACCTCAAGGCACGAAGCAGAAGCACCGCAGACCGAAGCGAGGGAAAATTCAACGTCCCTTAAAGTACAACTCCCTAAAGATATTACCCATCCCCTCAGATTTGATAGTACCTCCAATGACATTAAGCAACCCGCCCGAGCCCATTTACCTAATTGGGGCCTTGCTTCCGAGGAAGTTCATCGGCGATCGGATTCGTATAGAAGCAGGCAATGGTATGGCGGATAG